In Leptospira stimsonii, a single window of DNA contains:
- a CDS encoding EAL domain-containing response regulator: MNQSAQPNLLILDDEEEIAGILGDLAKQCGFDVTITHEAGHFFEKLNGSTQYIILDLMIPGVDGVDVLRMLSGKKLFVSVILISGADRRVLQSAEALAIQYGLKIAGVLEKPIRIQDYQRLLTGLISDKKNETSTLSSVSKRANAEPSSAISAEEIEEAIREEQFILFYQPKINFKTGAIAGFESLVRWYHPVRGLIFPDSFIPTLESYPSLMDAMTEKLILQALGQCSIWNRDFPGIAVAVNISPVSLNKLILPETISKMIESFGLKNNQLIVEVTETQLLENITSTLDILTRIRIRGIGLSVDDFGIGYSSLKQIHRYPFTELKIDRSFVSVAPFDKEALFICQAAIDLGHKLGMTVVAEGIETAEVGELMKKEGCDKGQGYFYSKPMPPDVALQYLAAFKS; this comes from the coding sequence ATGAATCAATCCGCCCAACCCAATCTCCTGATTCTAGACGACGAGGAAGAAATCGCGGGAATCTTAGGCGATCTCGCAAAACAATGCGGGTTTGACGTTACGATCACTCACGAGGCGGGTCATTTTTTTGAGAAGTTAAATGGTTCAACTCAATATATTATTTTAGATCTGATGATTCCTGGTGTGGACGGTGTCGATGTGTTGCGTATGTTGTCCGGAAAAAAATTGTTTGTTTCCGTGATTCTTATCAGCGGCGCGGACCGGAGAGTTTTGCAGAGCGCTGAGGCACTTGCGATTCAATACGGTTTAAAAATTGCAGGCGTTTTAGAAAAACCGATTCGGATTCAAGATTATCAGAGATTGCTAACGGGATTGATTTCGGACAAGAAGAATGAAACTTCGACTCTTTCGTCCGTAAGTAAAAGAGCAAACGCTGAACCTTCTTCCGCGATTTCCGCGGAAGAAATCGAAGAAGCCATTCGGGAAGAACAGTTTATTCTTTTCTATCAACCGAAGATCAACTTTAAAACGGGCGCTATCGCCGGTTTCGAATCATTGGTTCGTTGGTATCATCCCGTAAGAGGTCTGATCTTTCCGGATTCTTTTATTCCTACGTTAGAATCCTATCCGAGTCTTATGGATGCGATGACCGAGAAGCTGATACTGCAAGCGTTAGGCCAGTGCTCGATTTGGAATCGGGATTTCCCCGGAATCGCGGTTGCGGTGAACATTTCTCCGGTGAGTTTGAACAAATTGATCTTGCCGGAAACGATCTCCAAGATGATCGAAAGTTTCGGTCTGAAAAACAATCAACTGATCGTAGAAGTAACGGAAACCCAACTCTTGGAAAATATCACATCGACTCTCGACATTCTTACAAGAATTAGAATTCGGGGAATCGGTCTTTCGGTGGATGATTTTGGAATCGGATATTCTTCTTTGAAACAGATTCATCGTTATCCGTTTACTGAGTTGAAGATCGATCGATCTTTTGTAAGCGTCGCTCCCTTTGACAAGGAAGCTCTTTTTATCTGTCAGGCCGCCATCGATCTCGGACACAAACTGGGGATGACAGTCGTCGCAGAAGGAATCGAAACCGCGGAAGTGGGAGAATTGATGAAAAAGGAAGGCTGTGATAAGGGGCAAGGTTACTTTTACAGCAAGCCGATGCCTCCCGACGTTGCTCTTCAATATCTCGCCGCATTCAAATCCTGA
- a CDS encoding DoxX family protein codes for MKKILDWTLRIVAVVILIPAFYFKLSGAERSIATFSALDAEPFGRYAVGFAELATVLLLLIPRTSWLGAMLGALIMIGAIGSHISVLGFQGGAGVSFVLALVVLACCLAEIYTSKDRNPIFTKIFANQD; via the coding sequence ATGAAAAAAATTCTGGATTGGACGCTAAGAATCGTCGCAGTCGTCATTTTGATTCCCGCCTTTTACTTTAAACTTTCGGGAGCGGAACGTTCGATCGCCACTTTCTCCGCGTTGGACGCGGAACCTTTCGGTCGTTATGCGGTCGGATTTGCAGAATTGGCGACCGTACTTTTGCTTCTCATTCCTCGGACGAGCTGGTTGGGCGCGATGTTAGGCGCCTTGATCATGATCGGCGCGATCGGTTCTCATATTTCCGTGTTAGGTTTCCAAGGTGGGGCAGGCGTTTCCTTTGTTTTGGCGCTGGTCGTACTTGCCTGTTGCCTTGCTGAAATTTATACAAGTAAGGACCGAAATCCGATCTTTACGAAAATTTTTGCAAACCAAGATTGA
- a CDS encoding PaaI family thioesterase — protein MKASVRANLSFGSSPDNPDGLQLKITFDEDTQSAYGDFTCPEKFQGQPDVIHPGIISTILDEIMVKINEAMNFKTTTGELTIRFLQPAFVNQPLHLRGWFVKKNKKVIENRAEIENEIGKIVARGKGKYIEVDD, from the coding sequence ATGAAAGCTTCGGTTCGGGCAAACTTAAGTTTTGGATCCAGTCCAGACAATCCGGACGGACTTCAATTGAAAATCACCTTTGATGAAGATACGCAATCCGCTTACGGTGATTTCACTTGTCCGGAAAAGTTTCAAGGTCAGCCTGATGTAATCCACCCAGGAATTATATCTACGATCTTAGACGAAATCATGGTGAAAATCAATGAAGCCATGAATTTCAAAACAACCACAGGCGAACTCACGATTCGTTTTCTACAGCCTGCATTTGTCAATCAACCTCTCCATCTTCGCGGATGGTTTGTAAAGAAGAACAAAAAAGTGATTGAGAATAGAGCTGAAATCGAAAACGAGATCGGAAAGATTGTCGCTCGTGGAAAAGGCAAATACATCGAAGTAGACGACTGA
- a CDS encoding DUF5777 family beta-barrel protein, whose product MNQRIFYFSISVLFVLSFVSPVFSQEQRKSAFLGSSLIHMPSTEDVGKNGLDFRFNHRFGDAKSTSYDFLGLDNGANTQLSLDYGLTDRITVGFARTSFQKTYEARSKVRLLTQDSSFPVTVSFFGVFGQETSEQTQFFGPYLRPSTGIPTFDSNLEKQLNTYELSYKDRQSTLASFLISKRFNDILSIQLSPMFVHRNYVKDHLSNDRTGLDISFRLHLFKRVDFTFATILTPKRDYVGDSYATEDRKTKIGGVEYSASEVNDLIARGKTIDAAVNNILLSKPVEYTSVPLSFGVDFETGGHVFQFFVTNSRAIAHTQLLRGADYNYDKKEWTIGFNIHRYFSLESSEKPASEKTN is encoded by the coding sequence ATGAATCAACGCATATTTTATTTTAGTATCTCCGTTCTCTTCGTCCTATCGTTCGTTTCTCCGGTATTTTCCCAAGAGCAAAGAAAATCCGCATTCTTAGGAAGCAGTTTGATCCATATGCCGAGCACGGAAGACGTGGGAAAAAACGGTCTCGACTTTCGTTTCAATCACCGATTTGGGGACGCAAAATCGACTTCTTATGATTTTTTGGGTTTGGACAACGGAGCGAATACACAACTTTCCCTGGATTACGGACTTACGGATCGAATCACAGTCGGATTTGCGAGAACCTCGTTTCAAAAAACGTATGAAGCAAGGTCTAAGGTGCGCCTTTTGACTCAAGATTCGAGCTTCCCTGTTACCGTGAGTTTTTTCGGAGTTTTCGGACAAGAGACTTCGGAACAGACACAATTCTTCGGTCCGTATCTTCGTCCTTCGACGGGAATTCCAACCTTCGATTCAAACTTAGAAAAACAATTGAACACGTATGAACTGAGTTATAAGGATCGTCAGAGCACTCTCGCTTCCTTTTTGATCTCGAAACGTTTCAACGATATTCTTTCGATTCAACTTTCTCCGATGTTTGTTCATAGAAACTATGTGAAGGATCATCTTTCTAACGATCGAACCGGTTTGGATATCTCGTTCCGTCTTCATCTTTTCAAAAGAGTGGACTTTACGTTCGCTACGATTCTCACTCCGAAACGAGACTATGTCGGCGATTCTTATGCGACCGAGGATAGAAAAACAAAGATCGGCGGAGTGGAATATTCCGCTTCCGAAGTAAACGATCTCATCGCGAGAGGAAAGACGATCGACGCGGCCGTAAACAATATTCTTCTTTCCAAACCCGTTGAATACACTTCGGTTCCTTTGAGTTTCGGAGTGGACTTCGAGACGGGAGGTCACGTGTTTCAGTTTTTTGTGACGAACAGCCGAGCAATCGCCCACACACAACTCCTCAGAGGCGCGGACTACAATTACGATAAAAAAGAATGGACGATCGGTTTTAACATCCACCGTTATTTTTCTCTGGAGAGTTCCGAAAAACCGGCGAGTGAAAAAACGAACTAA